From Micromonospora echinospora, one genomic window encodes:
- the rpsC gene encoding 30S ribosomal protein S3 translates to MGQKVHPHGFRLGISTDWKSRWFADKLYKDYIGEDVKIRRMMSKGLERAGISKVDIERTRDRVRVDIHTARPGIVIGRKGAEADRIRGELEKLTGKQVQLNIIEVKSPESDAQLVAQGVAEQLSSRVSFRRAMRKAMQSAMKNPVCKGIRVQVSGRLGGAEMSRTEFYREGRVPLHTLRANIEYGFFEARTTFGRIGVKVWIYKGDAVPGREAPAEAPSRPRRERGDRPDRPRRGRSGSAGTTSGGTEAGRAAATTVAQQAETPSGEQVDASAVAAAAETQQEG, encoded by the coding sequence ATGGGTCAGAAGGTTCACCCGCACGGGTTCCGGCTCGGCATCTCGACCGACTGGAAGTCCCGCTGGTTCGCGGACAAGCTCTACAAGGACTACATCGGCGAGGACGTCAAGATCCGCCGCATGATGTCCAAGGGGCTGGAGCGGGCCGGCATCTCCAAGGTCGACATCGAGCGCACCCGCGACCGGGTCCGGGTCGACATCCACACCGCCCGTCCGGGCATCGTCATCGGCCGTAAGGGCGCCGAGGCCGACCGGATCCGGGGGGAGCTGGAGAAGCTCACCGGCAAGCAGGTGCAGCTCAACATCATCGAGGTGAAGAGCCCCGAGTCGGACGCGCAGCTCGTCGCGCAGGGCGTGGCCGAGCAGCTCTCCAGCCGGGTCAGCTTCCGTCGGGCGATGCGTAAGGCCATGCAGTCCGCGATGAAGAACCCGGTCTGCAAGGGCATCCGGGTCCAGGTCTCGGGCCGGCTCGGCGGCGCCGAGATGAGCCGGACCGAGTTCTACCGCGAGGGCCGGGTTCCGCTGCACACGCTGCGGGCCAACATCGAGTACGGCTTCTTCGAGGCCCGTACCACCTTCGGCCGGATCGGCGTGAAGGTCTGGATCTACAAGGGCGACGCGGTTCCGGGCCGGGAGGCCCCGGCCGAGGCCCCGTCCCGCCCGCGTCGTGAGCGTGGCGACCGTCCCGACCGTCCGCGCCGTGGTCGCTCCGGTTCCGCCGGCACGACCTCCGGTGGCACCGAGGCCGGCCGGGCCGCCGCGACCACCGTCGCGCAGCAGGCCGAGACGCCGAGTGGCGAGCAGGTGGATGCTTCCGCCGTCGCCGCCGCGGCAGAAACGCAGCAGGAGGGCTGA